A region of Clostridium acetobutylicum ATCC 824 DNA encodes the following proteins:
- a CDS encoding argininosuccinate synthase yields the protein MKEKVVLAYSGGLDTSVTIPWLKDNYDVEVIAVCVNVGQEDDMDKVKEKAVNSGAAKIYVEDVKEEFVTEYLYNAIKWNATYEGKYLLGTSFARPLIAKKLVEVAHKEGAKYICHGCTGKGNDQVRFETAIAAMDPYIKIIAPWRLWNIDSREAEIDYALSKGVEVPVTKEKIYSEDWNLWHISHEGGDLEDPKNEHKEEMYKCVTPPEEAKDEPAYISIYFEKGVPCKINGEELEPVKLIEKVNKVAGENGIGVVDLVENRLVGMKSRGVYETPGGTLLYEAHAQLERLTVDKDAYHYKQVLALKYSELVYDGLWFTTTREALDAFVDTVEENVTGTVKLKLYKGNMKVSSVESENALYDEGISSFGASDLYDHKDAQGFINLFSLPSKIKAMKKLEKK from the coding sequence ATGAAAGAGAAAGTTGTGTTAGCTTATTCAGGTGGACTTGATACGTCTGTAACAATTCCATGGCTTAAAGATAATTATGATGTTGAGGTAATAGCTGTATGTGTTAACGTAGGACAAGAAGATGATATGGATAAAGTTAAAGAAAAAGCTGTAAATAGTGGAGCGGCTAAAATATATGTTGAAGATGTTAAAGAGGAATTTGTGACTGAGTATTTATACAATGCCATAAAGTGGAATGCCACTTATGAAGGAAAATATCTTTTGGGAACTTCCTTTGCTAGACCTTTAATTGCAAAGAAGCTAGTTGAAGTTGCACATAAAGAAGGAGCTAAATATATATGTCATGGCTGTACAGGAAAAGGAAACGATCAAGTGCGTTTTGAAACGGCTATTGCAGCAATGGATCCCTACATTAAGATAATTGCTCCATGGAGACTTTGGAATATAGATTCACGAGAAGCAGAAATAGATTATGCATTATCAAAAGGAGTAGAGGTTCCAGTAACAAAGGAGAAGATTTATTCCGAGGACTGGAATTTATGGCATATAAGTCACGAAGGTGGGGATTTGGAAGATCCTAAAAATGAGCATAAGGAAGAAATGTATAAATGTGTTACTCCACCTGAAGAAGCAAAGGATGAACCAGCATATATAAGCATATATTTTGAAAAGGGTGTACCATGTAAAATAAATGGAGAAGAGCTAGAGCCTGTTAAGCTTATTGAAAAGGTAAATAAAGTGGCAGGAGAAAATGGTATAGGAGTTGTAGATCTTGTTGAGAACAGACTTGTTGGAATGAAGTCCAGAGGAGTATATGAGACGCCAGGGGGAACTCTTCTTTATGAAGCACATGCTCAACTTGAGAGACTAACTGTAGATAAGGATGCATATCACTATAAGCAAGTACTTGCGCTTAAGTATTCAGAGCTTGTATATGATGGTTTATGGTTTACGACAACAAGAGAGGCGCTTGATGCATTTGTTGATACAGTTGAAGAAAATGTGACAGGTACAGTAAAGCTTAAATTATATAAGGGAAATATGAAAGTCTCTAGTGTTGAGTCTGAAAATGCATTGTATGATGAGGGAATATCATCTTTTGGGGCAAGTGATTTATATGATCACAAAGATGCGCAAGGATTTATAAATTTATTCAGCCTTCCAAGCAAAATAAAAGCTATGAAGAAGTTGGAGAAGAAATAA